AGCGGCAAGACCGGCGCGGCGCTTGGCGTACAGCTCGGGCGCTATCCCAAGGCATTCGGGATGGTCGCGCTGTTGATGGGCGCGCTGGCGATCATGCCGGGCCTGCCGTTCGTGCCCTTCGCCGCCTTTTCCGGGCTGTGCGGCTGGGTCGCCTGGACGCTGAGCAAGCGCGCTGATGCGGAGGCAAGCGCCGCCCGCATGGCAGAGGCGACCGCCGGACTCGCCGCGCAGCAAGTCGATGAGCCGGTATCGCGCACGCTGTCGATCGACGCGGTGCGGCTGGAGATCGGCTATGCGCTGCTGCCGCTGATCAACGATTCGAATGCCGAGCCGCGGCTCGACGATCAGGTCCGCGCGCTGCGGCGACAGATGGCGCTCGATTTCGGCTTCGTGCTCCCGTCGGTCCGCATCATCGACAATATGGCGCTCAAGGCCAATGAATATATCGTCTACATCAAGGAAACGGAGGCCGCGCGCGGCGAGATCCGGCTCGACAAATTGCTGGTGATCAATGCTGGCGGCGGCAATCTCGGCATCGTCGGCGAAGAAACGCGCGAGCCGGTGTTCAACCTCCCCGCTTTGTGGATCGACCGCGCCTTGCGCGACGAGGCGGGGGTGCGCGGGCTGACCGTGGTCGATTGCGGCACGATCATCACCACGCACCTGACCGAGTTGGTGAAGGACAATATCGCCGACCTGCTTTCGTTCACCGAGACGCACAAATTGATCACCGAAATCCACAAGGATTCGGAGAAACTCGTCTCGGAAATCGTGCCCGCCAAGATTTCGATCTCGGGCGTGCAACGGATCCTGCAGAATTTGCTGTCGGAGGGGATTTCGATCCGCGACATTCCAACGATCATGGAGGGCATCGCCGAGGCCGCCCCCCTCAGCCACAACCTCACGCAGATGACCGAGCATGTCCGCGGTCGCCTCGCGCGGCAGATTTCGGCGCAACAGACGCGCGAGGGGGCGATCCCGATCCTCACGCTGTCGGCGCATTGGGATGCCGAATTCGCCGAAAGCATTGTCGGCGTGGGCGACGACCGGCATCTCGCGATGGCGCCGTCCAGCCTGCAAGCCTTCATCGCCTCGGTGCGTGAGACCTATGACCGGCTCGCGGCGGGCGGCGAAATCCCGTGCATGCTGACCAACCCGGCGATCCGCCCGTTCGTCCGTTCGATCATCGAGCGGGTTCGCCCTGCCACCGTCGTGCTGAGCCAGAACGAAATCCACGCGCGCGCGCGCATCCGCGCCCTGGGATCGATTGCGTAAAAGCGCCGCCGACCCGGCTTATCTCCTATAAAGGATGGGTCGGCCTGCGTGCCGGACGGAAAGGCCCTGCATGAATTTCTCCTCGACGGGCCCATCGACTGGACTGCCCGCCTGGCCCCAGGCTTCGCCCCGCTCCGCCGGATTGCCGGTGGTGACCGGCGACGACTTCGCACTCGCGATCGACGGGGCGATGGCGCTGCAGGCGGCGGTGGAGGACACGACGCCCCTTACGGCAGACGCGATTGCCGCAGGTGCTGCGCGGCGCTCGGCACCGATTGCACTTGGCGATACCGCGCCGGACGCCGTTCCCACCGCGCCGCCGACCGGCATCCCGCGCACCGCAAACCCGACCGCGCCGGTCCGGACACCAGCCGGTATGCCGCAGCCGACGCGCGATGCGCCTGGGCCAATGCCCGCAACCGTACCGGCTACCGCCCCGCCCCCGCTAACCGCCGCCGCTTCGAGTGCCGCGCCGATGAAGGATGCTGCCGCTGGACCGCTTCCGGCTGAGGCGTTGTTGAAGCCAGCAACGCCGATTGCGCAGAAACACGCAGGCCAAGCGCGGCCTGACGCCCGCGACGCCGCCGCAGCACCGGTGGCCGAGCGGACGACGGCGACTCCGGAAGCACCGGAGCAACCGGCAATGCCGACGGCAAAGGCGGCGATGCGCGTCGATGCTGCGGCGCGCGACGTCACGGCCCCGACTGCGCCGACGCCGCGCAGCGCGGGCGATCCTGCCCCGGTAACCGCTCCTGCTCCGGCCCCGGTCCTCGCAACCGTCGCCCCCGTGCGCGTGAAGGCCGCGTCCGCTATGCCGCCCCCGCAGGACGCGCCGCGCCCTGCCGCACCCAATTCACCCGCGCCCACCCCGGCAGCGGAGCAAGCCGTCCCCAATCGTGTCGTCGCACACCCGAAGGCGCCGGTGCCGACGCCGCTGCCCCAACTTCCAACGGAGACCGCGCGACCGCGTCTTGCCGAGGCCCCCGCGCCAGCGATCGACATGGCAGTCGAGACGGCTGCCTTGCCAAAAGTGAGCGCCCGGGCGCCCGCGATCGTCGCGGTCTCACTCGCGCCAGTGGCGCTTGCCGTGAAGGAAGGCGCGCTCGGCCGTACGGATCGCGCTGTCGGTGATGGCCGCGCCGCGTCGCCGGACGACGCTCCCCTGCGCAAGCTCGCGCCTAACGACGGTGCGCCCGTTCAAGCCAAGCCCGACTCGAGACCCGCCACGGTCGTCGTGGCGGCCGCTCCACCCACTGTCGAAACACCAGAAGCGTCGGTGCCGATATCAGCGGCGGTCGCGGCACCCGCGCCGATCGGGAGTGCAACGCCATCCGTCGCGCCCGCGGCGGAACCGCTTGCCCAAGCGAAAGCACCCGCAGCCGCACCCACTCGAGCAGCAGCCGCGCCCCCCGCTCCGGCCCGGCCCCGGCCCAGCCCCAGCCGCCGCTGCCGCCGCCGCTTCACCCGCCGGACCCGGCGCTGCCGAACGACCGCTTCCCGCCGCATCGGAAAAGATGCACCCGGCCACGCCGATCGTGACGGTGTCGGTTCCCCTGGTCACCCCGCATATCATCGCGCCGATTACGGCCAGCACCGCGCCAATCGCGGAGCGTCCCGCGCTGCCGGGCGTTCTTGCCGCCCAGACCGTTCCGCTGATGCGAGTCGGCCCGCCGCGCATTGCCGTACCGGTTGCCCCCGCATCGCCGGATATGACGGCGATCGCCCCGGTTCCGGCGCCACCCGCTCACGCAGCCCCCGCACCCGTCGCCAACGCAGTCCCTGTCTCGGCCAGCGGCGCGGCGACGCTAACCCGGTCTCCGATCGCCGAGGCCGCGCCGCTGCCGCCCGCACCGGTCGAGCCGGATGCGCCAGTCGTAGCCCCCGCAGTATCCGCCGTGCCAGCGAGGCCAACGGGGCCTGCGACCCACGCAGCGCCCGCACTGCCGGCGGCGCACGCCGCGCCAGGCGCACCCGCAGTATTCACCGTGCCAGCGGCACCAGCCGCGCCAAGGGAACCCGAAGCGCCCGAAGCGCAGCCTGCCGGCAAGGCATCCCGCGCGAAGCCGGCGGCGATCCAACCGCAATCGCCAGAGGATCTCGTCGCACCAGTCCGGGCGACGCCGGTCCTTTCCACGCCATTCGTGTCGACGCCGGATGTAACGGCAACGATCCCGCTGCGATCCACCGTGCGTGAGCCAGCGGTCGCAGATCCGCCGCGCCGCGCCGCGCCGGATCGGCACGAGGCGGCAGATCAATCCGCGCCCCCCACAGTGCCCACGGTCGCACCATCGATCCTTCCCCAGATGATCCCGGTCGCGACGTCACTGCCCGCCGCTGCGTCGCGTACGGCGGACACAGCGGACAGGACGAAGCCGATCAGCGTCCAGCGCGCAGCGCCCGCGCTCGGCATGGCGAGCGTGGCAGCGCCGCCCCCGCGCGGCCAAGACATACCCGTGGCCGCGCACGATACCGCGCAACCGGCTGCACCATCGGATGCTCCGAACTTTGCCGACACGCTGCCGCCTGCCCCTGCCGACACCGGCGATGCCAGGCCAGCCCCCGCGCCCCTGCTGAGCGCAGAGCCACTTCGCACCCCCAATCCCCCACCGGTGGCCCCCCGCGCGCATCAGTCGGAAACGATCCCGACCCCCACCGTCACCGCACATCCCGGCCAGATCGGCCGCGAGCTGGGGGTCGAGATCGCGCGGCGCGTATCGGCCGGCGGCAATGAGCTGCTCGTGCGGCTTGCGCCTGCCGAACTCGGCCGGATCGAGGTCCGCATGGCCTTCGACGATCGCGGCGGCCTGACGACGGTGATTGCCGCCGACAGCCCCATCGCGCTCGACATGCTGCGCCGCAACAGCGCCGATCTCAGCCGATCACTGAACGACGCGGGCTTCCGCAGCGACGCGCAAAGTCTGCGTTTCGACGGCGGTGGCGACCGTGGGGGTGATCGCGGTGGCGGCCAGCCCCGCACCCCGTGGCAGACCGCAACGCAGAAATCGGGCCCGTCGGACGATTTCGGCGCGGCCAGCGACTTCGAGCAAACCCCGTACCGCCAGCTGCGCACCAGCGGCCGCTACGACCTCATGGCATAGGAGCCCGCCAACATGGCCATCATCGCAAACACTCCCACGACGACGACCCCAGTGGTCGCGGCACCCGGCGCCACCGCCAAGAGCACCATCGGCGCGGACTTCAACATGTTCCTGAAACTGCTCACGACGCAGATGCAGAATCAGGACCCGCTGAGCCCGATGGACAGCGCGCAATATACCCAGCAGCTCGTCCAATATTCGCAAGTCGAGCAAAGCGTACAGCAGACCGGCGCGCTGAAGGATATCCTCGCCAGTCTTTCGACGCAGACGATGACGCAGGCGGCGGGGTTCATCGGGCGTGATGCCGAATTCAATACGGCGGTCTCCGGCCTCGGTGTCGCGCCGGCGCGCTGGTCCTACACCGCGTCGGGCGAGCTCAACGCCGCCACGGCGACGATCACCGATGCGTCGGGCAAGGTTGTCGATACGCGCGCGGTGACGCTGGACGGCAGCAACGGCAAGTATAGCTGGGACGGCATGTTGCCGAACGGGACGAAGGCTGCGGACGGTGCCTATTCGCTGTCGCTCAGCGCCAAGAACGCCGCCGGGGCGAACGTCCCCGTGACGATCCGCGGCGTGGGCACGGTCAGCGGCGTGAGTGCGCTCAACGGGATCGTCTCGCTTGGCGTGAACGGCGTGACGATGCCGATCAGCGCGCTCCTCAGTCTGGTCGCGGTCGGCTGACGCCGCGCACAGCGCGCGATGGCGCCTTCTAGCGCGCGCATCGCACGACCGATTCCGATCCAGTTACGGAAAATGCATCATAATGAGCTGCTGCGCGATGTTCGTCGGCTGGCGCGATAACCTCGGCAAAGACTGCAGCCTTTCCTGCGACGTCCGTTTCGGCACCATGATAAATGACCGCAGCTTCGAGCGCTCCGGCGGGTCCGATGCGCCGCCGTTCCTTGAGCGCAATGTCGTTGCGACATCGATCATTCCGGCCTGCCACCCCTCGGCGAGGGGGGCGGCCGCTGCGGGCGCCAATTCGGTCCTGCCCAGTGCGATCCACGTACAGGGCAATATGATCCAGTGGCAAACCGAAGATCGCGCTGGCACCTTCGTCGGCAGCGCAGCGGACAAACCGCCAGCGCCGGCATCGGCCCCACTTTGTGAACGGGAATGCACCGCGCATCAGGCTGGCCTCGGCTGGCCGAAGCGGCGCAGCCCGCGCTCGCGAAATTTATTTGCCCGCGCGCACCACGCAGAGGAATTGGTTCCTATTATAGAAGAGAGACCCGGATGCGCCCCCCTTGCATCCGGGTCTCGCTACATCGCGTGTCGTTCGATCACAAAATGGAAAAGACAGGCTGCCCCCTCAGCCTGTCTTTTTTGTTTTGGTACGAATGCGACGCGGGTCGTGGGGACAGCAGGATGCAGCGCTTAGTCGAGGTGGGTGCGACTGGCCTGGCCAGGGACCAGCAAGTGCAGCGCCGGGGGCCCAGCGGTACGCCGCGCCGCGGAGCGTCGTACCGGGCGCTCGCCACCGTCAGATCGCCCGTCGCCCTGCACCAGGCGCGGCGGGGTTTTGGCGAAGGCATCGATCCAGAAGTCGTCAAGCAGACACCCCGGCACGTCGGCGGGCTTGAGCACGGTGGCGATACAGTCGCTGATCGAGGGATCCTCGCACGGGCCAATCACCTCGACCACGTCATCGAGCGTCATTCCCGGGGCTGCAAGCAAGCGGGCGGCAGCCGCAGCCCACAGTGCGCGTCCATCGGATACGGCCAACGTCAGGCTGATCCGGTACTGCGGTTGGAGACCGTCTGGCAGGGTTTTGCAATCGTTTGAAGAACCGGGAAGATTTTCCGAGTACACGAGAATATCCCTCTTTATCATCAACTAGGCGGCACGCGTTGAGCCCTGAGCAACTGAGGATCGCAATGGTCTTGTCGCACGCCCGACGATATTGAGGGAATGTCCCTAACCAAGACGGATGATGCCCTGCCGCGCTATTGCAGCCGCTTCGTCGCCCGGCGGCCGAGTTCGCGCGAATGGGCGATCACGACGCAGAGCTCGGCATAGAGCCGGTCCCAAAAGGGCGCAGGTATCGCGAAATCGTGGCGCGCACCGGTCTGTTTCATCACCAACGCGACGTGGTCGCCGCGTTCCAGGCCAAAACTGGCGGCGAACGGGCCATCGACGAACTCATCGGCGAGATCGTTCGGGAGCGCGAGCCGCGCGGCCATGATGTAGCCGCAAAAGACCTCGACGCCGTAATGGTCGAGTACGGCCGTGCTGTAATTCTTGCGATCGGGGCGGTCGAAGACGACCAGCGCTCCGGTCGGATGTGCCTCTACGCTGACCCGCAGACGCGCACCAAAGGCGTCCGTGATCTCGCGAATTCTGGGAAACACCGCGGATTCCTTCAGTTATGACGGGGATTGCAGCCGGATCCGATCCAGCGCTGCCACCTGAAGAGGAAAGGGCCGGGATGGCAAACCATCCCGGCCCTCCTGCGATCCCCCGGGCGAACCCGGGGTATCTCCGCCCCTTAACGGAACAGCGACGTGATCGTCTGCGGCGCCTGATTGGCGATCGACAGAGCCTGCACGCCAAGCTGCTGCTTGACCTGAAGGGCCTGAAGCTTTGCCGATTCCTTCGCCAGATCGGCATCGACAAGGCTGCCGATGCCCGACTCGATCACATCCGACAGCTTGCTGGTGAAGGTCGATTGCGCGTCGATCTGACGCGAAGCCGAACCCAGGTTGCTGAGCGACGTGGCGAGGTTGGTCTGGGTCGTGGTCAGCGTGTCGATCATCGTCGTGGCAGCAGCAGCGCTGCTGATGTTGCCGCTTGCGGCAACCGTGATGACCGAACCGCCCAGGTCGAGGCCCTGGTTGGCGACCGACAGCGAATCCGGCTGCCAGGTGCCGCCCGAGGT
Above is a genomic segment from Sphingomonas sp. HMP6 containing:
- a CDS encoding flagellar hook-length control protein FliK produces the protein MSVPLVTPHIIAPITASTAPIAERPALPGVLAAQTVPLMRVGPPRIAVPVAPASPDMTAIAPVPAPPAHAAPAPVANAVPVSASGAATLTRSPIAEAAPLPPAPVEPDAPVVAPAVSAVPARPTGPATHAAPALPAAHAAPGAPAVFTVPAAPAAPREPEAPEAQPAGKASRAKPAAIQPQSPEDLVAPVRATPVLSTPFVSTPDVTATIPLRSTVREPAVADPPRRAAPDRHEAADQSAPPTVPTVAPSILPQMIPVATSLPAAASRTADTADRTKPISVQRAAPALGMASVAAPPPRGQDIPVAAHDTAQPAAPSDAPNFADTLPPAPADTGDARPAPAPLLSAEPLRTPNPPPVAPRAHQSETIPTPTVTAHPGQIGRELGVEIARRVSAGGNELLVRLAPAELGRIEVRMAFDDRGGLTTVIAADSPIALDMLRRNSADLSRSLNDAGFRSDAQSLRFDGGGDRGGDRGGGQPRTPWQTATQKSGPSDDFGAASDFEQTPYRQLRTSGRYDLMA
- the flhA gene encoding flagellar biosynthesis protein FlhA — encoded protein: MPPELATFIKRFGFSQDLALAGTVVAIIAMLILPLPAWMLDLGLALSITLSVMILMTALFIEKPLELSAFPTILLIATMLRLGLNLASTRLILSHGHEGPQAAGGVIGAFGEFLMGGQPVIGLTIFAILVVINFVVITKGSGRIAEVAARFSLDAMPGKQMAIDADLSAGMITEIQARERRTEIEAESGFYGAMDGASKFVKGDAVAGLMITAINILVGLIIGVVIHGVPVADAFHTYTILTVGDGLVSQIPALIVSTAAGLLVSKGGISGKTGAALGVQLGRYPKAFGMVALLMGALAIMPGLPFVPFAAFSGLCGWVAWTLSKRADAEASAARMAEATAGLAAQQVDEPVSRTLSIDAVRLEIGYALLPLINDSNAEPRLDDQVRALRRQMALDFGFVLPSVRIIDNMALKANEYIVYIKETEAARGEIRLDKLLVINAGGGNLGIVGEETREPVFNLPALWIDRALRDEAGVRGLTVVDCGTIITTHLTELVKDNIADLLSFTETHKLITEIHKDSEKLVSEIVPAKISISGVQRILQNLLSEGISIRDIPTIMEGIAEAAPLSHNLTQMTEHVRGRLARQISAQQTREGAIPILTLSAHWDAEFAESIVGVGDDRHLAMAPSSLQAFIASVRETYDRLAAGGEIPCMLTNPAIRPFVRSIIERVRPATVVLSQNEIHARARIRALGSIA
- a CDS encoding flagellar hook assembly protein FlgD is translated as MAIIANTPTTTTPVVAAPGATAKSTIGADFNMFLKLLTTQMQNQDPLSPMDSAQYTQQLVQYSQVEQSVQQTGALKDILASLSTQTMTQAAGFIGRDAEFNTAVSGLGVAPARWSYTASGELNAATATITDASGKVVDTRAVTLDGSNGKYSWDGMLPNGTKAADGAYSLSLSAKNAAGANVPVTIRGVGTVSGVSALNGIVSLGVNGVTMPISALLSLVAVG